ACGGGCATCGACGCCCGGGTCTGGGGCGTCGTCTGGGCGCTCGTCCTCGCCGTCGGCCTCGCCGGGCGGGGGTATCGCTTCCTCGAAGTCGTCGCGAAAGTCCTCGTCGCGGGCGTCGTCGTCGCCTTCGTCGCCAGCCTGTTCGTCGTGCCCGTCGACCCCGGCGCGGCCGTCGCGGGGCTGGTGCCCTCCGTCCCCACGGGCGGGGCGCTCGTCGCCGCGGGCATCCTCGGCGGCGCCGTCCACATCACGCTCATCACGATGCACTCCTACACGATGCGCTCCCGGGGCTGGACCCGCGAGGACTACAGCCTCGCCTCCTTCGACGTCGGGGCCTCGATGCTCGTCGCCTTCGGCGTCTACTCGCTGGCCATCTTCCTCGTCACCGCGAGCGTCCTCACCTCCGCGGACCTCTCGACCGTCGGCGCGGCGCAGGCGCTCGGCCCGCTGGTCGGCCCAAGCGCGAAGTGGCTCTTCCTGCTCGGCCTCTGGGGCGCCGCCGTCTCGACGCTCGGCGGCAACACCATCGTCCCCCCGTTCCTGCTGGCCGACAAACTCGGCTGGGGGACGACCATCGAGGACTCCCGCTACCGCTGGCTGCTCGTCGCCGCCGCGCTCCTCTCGGCGCCCGGCGCGTTCATCGGCGGCGCGGTGCTCGGCCAACTCGTCCTCGTTCTCGCGCTCGGGACGGTGGGGACGCCCTTCGCCATCGCCATCGTCCTCTACCTGCTGAACACCGACGCGGTGCCCGACCGTAACTCCCTGCTCGCCAACGTCGGCGGCGTGGCGCTCCTGCTCGTCACCGGCGGCCTCGCCGCCAACTTCGTCCGCTCGCAGGTCGCCGGCGGCGTGAGTCCGCTCGCCGGCGTCGTGCTCGCGTTCGCCGTCGCCATCGCCCTCGCCATGGTCGGACTGGGCGGCAAGTTCGCGCTCGAGGAAGTCGCGTAGACCCGTGACGGACGCCGGCCCTCCGTTCCCCCTCACGGGGACGACCCTGATCGTCGGGCCGTCGAACGTCGGCAAGACCCGCCTGACTGCCCGGGCGCTGACGGCGTGGCTGGAGCGCGAGGGGGCCGACGGGGTGGTCGTCCTCGATTTCGCTCCCGAGGTGGAGCGCGACGGCCGGATTCTGGGCGGCCGCCTCGACCGGTTCGTCACGCCTCCCGCCGGCGTGTGGCGGGGCGTCCTCGACGCCCACGCGCCGCGGGCGACGGCCGGGAGCGAGGCTGAAGCGGCCGACCTCGCCGCCGACAACGCCCGCCGCGCGGCGACCGTCTTCGACGCGGCGCCCGCGGACCCGCGGGCCGTCTTCGTCAACGACGCCACCATCCCGTTCCAGACGCCGGACGCCGACCCGACGCGACTGCTCGACTACTGCGACCGGGCGGAGGTGGCGGTGTTGAACGCGCTGGAAGCCGACGCCATCGTGGGGTCGGACCCCGTCTCCGAGGCCGAACGGGCGACGCTGTCGGCCTTCCGCGAGCGGGCGGATCGGATCGTCCGGCTGGACGATCAGGCCGACTCCGCGACGCCGCGATAGATCCGCTCGCACCGCTCCAGCACGTCGATAGCGACGCTCTCCCCCGCCGTATGCGCCTCGCCGGGTTCCGCGGCGCCACAGACGACGGGGGTCGTCCCCGCGGCGGCCAGCCACCCCGCGTCCGTGGCGTGGGGTTTGGCGACGTGCCGGGGGTTGCCGTCCTGTGCCTCGCGGGCGGCGTCGAGGACCGCCTCGGCGAAGTCGGCGTCGTCACAG
This window of the Haloplanus rubicundus genome carries:
- a CDS encoding NRAMP family divalent metal transporter: MGPSWVAGAIAAGPATIASLVTAGALFGYQLLWVVVLSAGAGALAQYLAMRLGLLTERGIVAVVEDHLGESWAWLLVADAVIAAGVAQLVIMKTVATVSATVTGIDARVWGVVWALVLAVGLAGRGYRFLEVVAKVLVAGVVVAFVASLFVVPVDPGAAVAGLVPSVPTGGALVAAGILGGAVHITLITMHSYTMRSRGWTREDYSLASFDVGASMLVAFGVYSLAIFLVTASVLTSADLSTVGAAQALGPLVGPSAKWLFLLGLWGAAVSTLGGNTIVPPFLLADKLGWGTTIEDSRYRWLLVAAALLSAPGAFIGGAVLGQLVLVLALGTVGTPFAIAIVLYLLNTDAVPDRNSLLANVGGVALLLVTGGLAANFVRSQVAGGVSPLAGVVLAFAVAIALAMVGLGGKFALEEVA